GGATTCATACTTCAATTGATTTACATGGTCAATTTACAGAATACAGTGATCAAAGCAATTGTTCACCTCTTCCTGAAGAGAGAGTCAGTAACTTACGTGTAAATAATTAGTAATATATATAGTTAATAGTCTTTACAATATTCACAAGCTTGTTTGGTTTTCCCAGATATCCACAGTGAATGAAAAAGTCTATTATGGTAATCAATCtaagccaaccagtccatcctaaaggcaatcagtcctaggtgttcattggaaggattgatgatgaagctgaaactccagtacttcggccacctcctgcgaagagttgactcattggaaaagaccctgatgctgggagggattgtgggcaggaggagaaggggatgacagaggatgagacagctggatgtcacaggtttgtgtggactccaggagttggtgatggacagggaggcctggtatgctgtggctcatggggtcacagagtcggacacgaatgactgactgaactgaactgaaagagaaaatacaTGCTATAATTTCACTCTCTCCTAATATGAATGTGACTATCACTATAAGTGCTTCGATCTGGTTTTCTGAGAGCCACTGTAATCACCACTATCTATCATGAGTAATGTTAAATTTCTCTGATGGCAAATGTTCTTTAAGTGCAGAATCTAGGCTTACTTTCCCAAACACAGAAAACTGGGTTTACTCActcatctatccattcatttatcctatccattcatccatttattcattaaatatatatgtactgaGCACATGCCCTACACCAAGCTGCATAGGTGTTGGAAAAATCAACCAAGATACATATTCCCAGCTGCCAAGGACTTTCTCGTATGGATAGGTTGACAGACAAGTCAACAAATACCTTCAATATTAGATGATAGAGAATATTAAACAAATCAATGTACAAAGAgcaactattatttattttaattcagaaaCATTTCACAGAGCAGAATTTTGACAAGTCTGTTTTTGTAAGAGACAATAAAAGTGTTTTACAGAATAGAGgatgaaagttatttttatttctgaaaggtGGGGAaacgtttaaaatattttacaaataggaTGATGTACAGCTGATTATCATATTGGAGGGATAAGCTATGCCTTAAATATTCTTAAGTAACTTCAATTCCTATTCATTTGAGAGTCCCAGTTCTGTCCAACAGCTTTCTGAGGAcatattttacatctttgttTCTGAAGCTGTAGATTATTGGATTAAACATGGGAAAGACAACCGTATAAAACACTGCAACTACTTTGTCAGTTTCTGGGGAGTAGCTGGTAGTGGGACGCAAGTACATAAACAAGAGTGTTCCATAGAATAAGGTGATTGCCAAGAGATGGGAGGCACAGGTAGAGAACGTTTTGCTTCTTCCACCTGAGGACTTGATGCTCAATACAGTGAGGACTATACAGAAGTACGAGATAAAGATGACCACAAAagtgctggtctggatgaagccaCACAAGGCAAAGAGCAGAAGTTCGTTGATGTAGGTGTCTGTACAGGATAAAGCCAGGAGAGGCGGGATGTCACAGAAAAAATGGTTGATGATATTGGAACCACAAAATGGCAGCCTGAATGTGAGGCAGACATGGACCATTGAAGTCACACCCCCACTGAAGTACGCCAatacaatgcagcagacacagactCTCCGAGACACAAGAGCAGAATAGAGCAGTGGATTGCAGATGGCTgcatagcggtcataggccattgcTGCCAGGATAAGGCATTCAGCATCAGCAAAACAACCAAAGAAAAACATCTGTAGCACACAGCCAGAGAGGGAAATGCTTTTCTTGGATGCTAAGAAATTTACCAGCATTTTAGGAGTGATTGCTGTTGAGTAGCTAATGTCTAAAAAAGACAAGTTGCTGAGAAAATAATACATGGGGGTTTGAAGGCTTGAATTGATATTAACTAGGATTATTAAACCTACATTTCCCACCACAGTTAGTGTATAGACTATGAGAAATACCAAGAATAGTGTAACTCTGAGAGGTAGATAATCTGTGAATCCAACAAGTAGGAACTCAGTCGGCATGGTATAATTATTCTCCAACATCTTCTCggttttcttgtctttctcatCTGAAATAAATGGTATCAGGATACATGAATTTATTTCAGTGATGGACATACCAAGgatatttttattcttccttctaAAGAGGCAAAGATAAGGATAGAATAACCTTTAAGGCATTTCTGTGGTGTATTTGGTGTGTTTTCATTtgtcactttatttaaaaaacaattaaaatcttCACTGATGCTAGAGAATGTTATTCAGCTATGATGCTTCAAGAGGCAGAGATTCCTTAAAGACTGTGCACATTAAGAGATGGTACTAATTcctttaaagatgaaaaagaatgaatttggctGAGTTGATAATTCCTGGTAGAACTAGAAGAGCTGGCAAAGTCCTTATAGGCAAACCCctatttttcaaatcctgaaatcctATTTTTCCGTGTACAGGAAAGTATAGTTGAGAAAAAGTCTAGGGAGAATGTTCCCACAGATAAACTGGATAAATCTACAGAATATCTGTGATCTTGGGAGGTAGTTTAAAATAACAGATAAGAGCATAACAGTTATGCAAGAGATGACTGGGTTCAAATCTTAGCTTTGCTACATATAGAATATATACTAATTTGTTATGTGAGCTTGATAAAGTTATTTAACCACTCTGTGATGATTAGAGGAAAAACAAGtagatatttgtaaaataattacataactggtacataatacacacacacacatatatatatgtatatgtatatatatatatatatatatatatatatatatatatatatatatatatatttttggaggagacaatggcaacccactccagtactcttgcctggaaaattccatggatggaggag
This portion of the Capra hircus breed San Clemente unplaced genomic scaffold, ASM170441v1, whole genome shotgun sequence genome encodes:
- the LOC108635396 gene encoding olfactory receptor 5AS1-like; translation: MLENNYTMPTEFLLVGFTDYLPLRVTLFLVFLIVYTLTVVGNVGLIILVNINSSLQTPMYYFLSNLSFLDISYSTAITPKMLVNFLASKKSISLSGCVLQMFFFGCFADAECLILAAMAYDRYAAICNPLLYSALVSRRVCVCCIVLAYFSGGVTSMVHVCLTFRLPFCGSNIINHFFCDIPPLLALSCTDTYINELLLFALCGFIQTSTFVVIFISYFCIVLTVLSIKSSGGRSKTFSTCASHLLAITLFYGTLLFMYLRPTTSYSPETDKVVAVFYTVVFPMFNPIIYSFRNKDVKYVLRKLLDRTGTLK